The DNA sequence TGATGGCTTATTTTTGTGTTAACCTGGTTATCACGAATCCTAAGCTATACGATGCTCTCATCGAATACTTCAAGTCTAAAGCGGATAAGCAGCCGGCTACCTACAACCGACCTTATTCTAACCTCCATGCGTTCTTTGAATTCTGTGTCGCACAGTCGTATTTAAGATCCAACCCACTCAAAGACCTTGGCCTCAAAAAACGCAAAGACGATGGTGAAACTGTACGCCATGTGGATGAGTCTACCCTCGAAAAACTGCTTAAAGCTATAGACAAGAAGACCTATACAGGGTTGCGTGATTATGCCCTTATTCTTCTTACTCTCGATACGGGTATACGACCCAAGGAAGCACTTAGCCTCACGGTTGATGACGTAGATCTGGATAAGTTGATTGTGCACGTCCGCAAAGAGTATTCCAAAGTGAAGAAAGCGAGGATTCTTCCAATATCCCCTGTTACGGCTGCTGCCATAGGCGAAGTGATTAACATGACTCCCGAAGAATGGGGCAATATGATATTCTACTTCACTACCGGCCTTCCAATGACAACCCATATGTGGACTAAACGGTTATACATGTACAGCAAAAAGATAGGCGTTAAAGTGACACCATATTCTCTACGCCATACATTTGCCATCATGTTTCTTAGAAACGGCGGTAACCAGTTTGCCCTAAAGTACGAAATGGGACATAGTACGATGGCTATGACGTCGCGTTATGTAAAACTAGCACAAATGGATATAGAAAACCAGCATAAGATTGCTTCACCTGTAATCAAACTGGTCAGACGAAGTATAAGGCCTGGCAAAAGAGGCTCAACCAAAAAGTCATAAGCATTAATCTCCACTTAATAGTAAAAGGCCCAGGGAGTATTTCCCAAGGGCCTTTTATACTACCGATATCTGTCTAAGTACGCTTTAAGAAGAGCTTTGAATAACAGGTTATGGTTTGGCACTTTAAGGTGCAGCAGTTCATGCACAAT is a window from the Acetomicrobium flavidum genome containing:
- a CDS encoding tyrosine-type recombinase/integrase: MDESTLEKLLKAIDKKTYTGLRDYALILLTLDTGIRPKEALSLTVDDVDLDKLIVHVRKEYSKVKKARILPISPVTAAAIGEVINMTPEEWGNMIFYFTTGLPMTTHMWTKRLYMYSKKIGVKVTPYSLRHTFAIMFLRNGGNQFALKYEMGHSTMAMTSRYVKLAQMDIENQHKIASPVIKLVRRSIRPGKRGSTKKS
- a CDS encoding M48 family metalloprotease, producing the protein MHELLHLKVPNHNLLFKALLKAYLDRYR